One genomic segment of Paraburkholderia caffeinilytica includes these proteins:
- the ruvC gene encoding crossover junction endodeoxyribonuclease RuvC, translating into MRILGIDPGLRVTGFGVIDQNGHTLSYVTSGVIKTADADLPSRLGTIFDGISTLIRQHSPDQSAIEKVFVNVNPQSTLLLGQARGAAICGLVAGGVPVAEYTALQLKQAVVGYGRATKEQMQQMVVRLLNLSGVPSTDAADALGMAICHAHGGTTLSTLGGIAPSLAKKGLRVRRGRLVG; encoded by the coding sequence ATGAGAATTCTTGGCATCGACCCTGGCCTGCGCGTGACCGGCTTCGGCGTGATCGACCAAAACGGCCACACGCTCAGCTACGTGACGAGCGGCGTAATCAAAACCGCCGACGCCGATCTGCCGTCGCGCCTCGGCACCATCTTCGACGGCATTTCCACATTGATCCGCCAGCATTCGCCGGACCAGTCGGCGATTGAAAAAGTATTTGTCAACGTCAACCCGCAATCCACCCTGCTGCTCGGCCAGGCACGCGGCGCGGCGATCTGCGGACTGGTGGCGGGCGGCGTGCCGGTCGCCGAATACACCGCCCTGCAGTTGAAGCAGGCCGTGGTGGGTTACGGTCGCGCAACCAAGGAGCAGATGCAGCAAATGGTGGTACGCCTGCTCAATCTCTCCGGCGTGCCAAGCACCGACGCCGCCGACGCGCTCGGCATGGCAATCTGTCACGCGCACGGCGGCACGACGCTAAGCACCTTGGGCGGCATCGCCCCTTCGCTGGCGAAGAAGGGGTTGCGCGTGAGGCGCGGGCGTTTGGTCGGATAA
- the ruvA gene encoding Holliday junction branch migration protein RuvA: MIGRIAGVLLEKNPPHLLVDCNGVGYEVDVPMSTFYNLPSTGERVVLLTQMIVREDAHLLYGFGTAEERSTFRELLKITGIGARMALAVLSGMSVHELAQTVTMQDAARLTRVPGIGKKTAERLLLELKGKIGADLGTMAGAASATNHASDILNALLALGYSEKEALTAVKNVPAGTGVSEGIKLALKALSKA; encoded by the coding sequence ATGATCGGTCGCATTGCCGGCGTTCTGCTGGAAAAAAACCCGCCGCATCTGCTCGTCGACTGCAACGGCGTCGGTTACGAAGTCGATGTGCCGATGAGCACGTTCTACAACCTGCCCTCGACCGGCGAACGCGTGGTGCTGCTCACGCAAATGATCGTGCGCGAAGACGCGCACCTGCTGTACGGCTTCGGCACCGCCGAGGAACGCTCGACGTTCCGCGAACTGCTGAAGATCACGGGCATCGGCGCGCGCATGGCGCTCGCCGTGCTATCCGGCATGAGCGTGCATGAACTGGCGCAAACCGTCACGATGCAGGACGCAGCGCGCCTGACTCGCGTGCCTGGCATCGGCAAGAAGACAGCGGAGCGGCTACTCCTCGAACTGAAGGGCAAGATCGGCGCCGACCTGGGCACGATGGCCGGCGCGGCGTCTGCAACCAACCATGCCTCCGATATCCTGAACGCGCTGCTCGCATTGGGTTACTCCGAAAAAGAAGCGTTGACCGCCGTCAAAAACGTACCGGCCGGCACCGGCGTTTCGGAAGGCATCAAGCTCGCGCTGAAGGCCTTGTCCAAAGCTTGA
- the ruvB gene encoding Holliday junction branch migration DNA helicase RuvB: MIETDKLAAERIIAATPVSPNEEAFERALRPRQLEEYVGQEKVRGQLEIFIEAAKRRSESLDHVLLFGPPGLGKTTLAHIIAREMGVNLRQTSGPVLERAGDLAALLTNLEANDVLFIDEIHRLSPVVEEILYPALEDYQIDIMIGEGPAARSVKLDLQPFTLVGATTRAGMLTNPLRDRFGIVARLEFYNAEELARIVTRSASLLHAQIHPDGAFEIAKRARGTPRIANRLLRRVRDFAEVKADGNITAQVADAALKMLDVDAVGFDLMDRKLLEAILHKFDGGPVGVDNLAAAIGEERDTIEDVLEPYLIQQGFLQRTPRGRVATLLTYRHFGLAAPDASSPISGLWDSAET, translated from the coding sequence ATGATCGAAACCGACAAACTCGCCGCCGAGCGCATCATCGCGGCCACGCCCGTCTCGCCGAACGAAGAAGCGTTCGAGCGCGCGTTGCGCCCGCGCCAGCTCGAAGAATATGTCGGGCAGGAAAAAGTGCGCGGTCAGCTGGAAATCTTCATCGAGGCCGCCAAGCGTCGCTCCGAATCGCTCGACCACGTATTGCTGTTCGGGCCGCCGGGTCTCGGCAAGACCACGCTCGCGCACATCATCGCGCGGGAAATGGGCGTCAATCTGCGACAAACGTCAGGCCCGGTGCTCGAACGCGCCGGCGACCTTGCCGCATTGCTCACCAATCTCGAAGCCAACGACGTGCTGTTCATCGACGAAATCCACCGGCTCTCGCCCGTCGTCGAAGAAATTCTGTATCCGGCGTTGGAGGACTATCAGATCGACATCATGATCGGCGAAGGACCGGCCGCGCGCAGCGTGAAGCTAGATCTTCAGCCGTTCACGCTGGTCGGCGCGACCACCCGCGCGGGCATGCTGACCAATCCGCTGCGAGATCGCTTCGGTATTGTCGCGCGGCTCGAGTTTTATAACGCCGAGGAACTGGCGCGCATCGTCACGCGTTCGGCGTCGTTGCTGCATGCGCAAATCCATCCGGATGGCGCATTCGAAATCGCCAAGCGCGCACGCGGTACGCCGCGGATCGCGAACCGGCTCTTGCGCCGCGTGCGCGATTTCGCCGAGGTAAAAGCGGACGGCAACATCACCGCGCAAGTGGCGGATGCGGCACTCAAAATGCTCGACGTGGATGCGGTCGGCTTCGACCTGATGGACCGCAAACTGCTCGAAGCGATTTTGCACAAGTTCGACGGCGGCCCAGTCGGCGTGGACAATCTGGCGGCGGCAATCGGCGAAGAGCGCGACACGATCGAAGATGTGCTCGAGCCGTATCTGATCCAGCAAGGCTTCCTGCAGCGAACGCCGCGCGGCCGCGTCGCCACGCTGCTTACTTACCGGCATTTCGGTCTCGCCGCGCCGGACGCTTCGAGCCCTATCTCCGGCCTGTGGGATTCGGCCGAAACGTAA
- the dtd gene encoding D-aminoacyl-tRNA deacylase, which yields MIALIQRVRRAEVRVGDRVTGAIEAGLLALVCAERGDTDAAADRLLAKVLGYRVFSDAAGKMNLSVQNLDGAGRAGGLLLVSQFTLAADTNSGLRPSFTPAAPPDEGKRLFDYFVSAARAKHPIVETGEFGADMQVSLVNDGPVTFWLQTNA from the coding sequence ATGATCGCGCTGATCCAGCGCGTGCGGCGTGCGGAAGTGCGCGTGGGCGACCGCGTGACGGGCGCGATCGAGGCGGGTCTGCTTGCGCTCGTGTGCGCCGAACGCGGCGACACGGACGCGGCAGCCGACCGGCTGCTCGCCAAGGTGCTCGGTTATCGCGTCTTCAGCGATGCGGCCGGCAAGATGAATCTCTCCGTGCAGAATCTCGACGGCGCAGGGCGTGCAGGCGGCTTGCTGCTCGTTTCGCAGTTCACGTTGGCCGCCGACACCAACAGCGGCCTGCGTCCCAGTTTCACGCCCGCCGCGCCGCCCGACGAGGGCAAGCGGCTGTTCGACTACTTCGTCTCGGCAGCGCGCGCCAAACATCCGATCGTCGAGACGGGCGAGTTCGGCGCCGATATGCAGGTCTCGCTCGTCAACGACGGGCCGGTTACGTTCTGGCTCCAGACGAACGCGTGA
- a CDS encoding anhydro-N-acetylmuramic acid kinase, with protein MAQDPADGVYFGLMSGTSMDGVDGVAVRFAKGKPPVVLAEAFVGFAAGLREALFALQQPGDNEIEREALAANALATRYTVCCHELLGASRVPASEVRAIGVHGQTVRHRPEKGYTRQINSPALLAEMMHIDVVADFRSRDVAAGGQGAPLVPAFHATVFGAKDETRVVCNLGGISNITILNATGGVRGFDCGPANALLDEWAQRHLGKPFDENGHFAAGGQVDRTLLCALLDEPFFAQQPPKSTGRDLFNPQWLDAKLQPFAALDPADVQATLVALTAVTVAREIERHASDAKAVYVCGGGARNPEILKALRQALEDSGVSGVPVMTTDALGVPPSQVEPLAFAWLAMRCVARLPGNLPAVTGAAAERVLGAIYPR; from the coding sequence GTGGCGCAAGACCCCGCAGACGGCGTCTACTTTGGATTGATGTCCGGCACGAGCATGGACGGCGTGGACGGTGTCGCCGTCAGATTCGCCAAAGGAAAGCCGCCGGTGGTGCTGGCCGAAGCGTTTGTCGGCTTCGCGGCAGGCTTGCGCGAAGCGCTGTTCGCGCTTCAACAGCCCGGCGACAACGAGATCGAGCGTGAAGCGCTGGCCGCCAATGCGCTCGCCACGCGCTATACCGTGTGCTGCCACGAATTGCTGGGCGCCAGCCGCGTGCCGGCCTCAGAAGTCCGTGCAATCGGCGTGCACGGTCAGACGGTGCGGCATAGGCCGGAAAAGGGCTACACGCGGCAGATCAACAGCCCCGCGCTGCTCGCGGAAATGATGCACATCGACGTGGTTGCCGACTTCCGCAGCCGCGACGTCGCGGCCGGCGGCCAAGGCGCGCCGCTCGTGCCGGCGTTTCACGCCACGGTGTTCGGCGCGAAAGACGAGACGCGGGTGGTCTGCAATCTCGGCGGCATCAGCAATATCACGATCCTGAACGCGACCGGCGGCGTACGCGGTTTCGACTGCGGGCCGGCTAATGCGCTGCTCGACGAGTGGGCGCAGCGCCATCTCGGCAAGCCTTTCGACGAAAACGGCCATTTCGCCGCGGGCGGACAGGTCGACCGCACGTTGCTTTGCGCGTTGCTCGACGAACCCTTTTTCGCGCAACAACCGCCGAAAAGCACCGGCCGCGACCTGTTCAATCCGCAATGGCTGGATGCCAAGCTCCAGCCGTTCGCCGCCCTCGATCCCGCCGACGTGCAAGCCACGCTGGTCGCGCTGACCGCCGTAACGGTGGCGCGCGAAATCGAACGGCATGCATCGGACGCCAAAGCGGTCTATGTGTGTGGTGGCGGCGCACGCAATCCGGAGATTCTGAAAGCGCTGCGCCAGGCGCTGGAGGACAGCGGCGTAAGCGGCGTGCCCGTGATGACAACCGACGCGCTCGGCGTACCGCCAAGCCAGGTCGAGCCGCTGGCCTTTGCCTGGCTGGCGATGCGCTGCGTGGCGCGGCTACCGGGCAATTTGCCGGCAGTCACCGGTGCCGCGGCCGAGCGCGTACTGGGGGCGATCTACCCGCGCTGA
- a CDS encoding S8 family serine peptidase, with translation MCIRTKSAIVILLPALLVAGCSGGGNSLDTPSPAVNNAQVEPDPLVQYQWHLKNTGQTAFSAAAGVSGIDLNVTPIYSSGLSGNGVKVMVVDSGVEILHEDLAQNVDHSMLHNFGADATDANDPTPANGTITDAHGTMVAGIVGAAAGSGLGGQGVAPRASLGAVRLVGCGDSCNSPVAELDAFGGAPFSNGADIFNGSFGKAPTSPMSVDPLTDYSAVMLQHLETLRGGKGAINLQAAGNEFDNNNGERDVCEKSIAAGVSCSNASFDPSRTFPQTIVVGAVNASGVRSSYSTAGSALLISGLGGEFGNATGPAILTTDLSGCSKGMVQRRSDPTAYRNAFENPDSDIGKALNRDCKYTSTMNGTSAATPTVAGVVALMLEANPNLTWRDVRTILMKTARRVDSSRVAKTLSLPSGQSYVGEPAWTRNAAGLWFDNWYGFGLVNASAAVAMARGYTGYLKGSMVTSTLGGPLENAMPVPLGSADGLTLPVPNSGSSIGTIESIQIVLSLGKANMGDMAIEVLSPSGTRSVLQQPFNVLKNDGADVDNFLLASNAFNGESAQGTWKIRLIDVNARAGTEPAQVQLAALRVFGH, from the coding sequence ATGTGCATAAGAACCAAATCGGCAATTGTTATTCTGTTGCCCGCTTTGCTAGTCGCCGGCTGTAGTGGCGGCGGCAATAGCCTGGATACTCCTTCGCCAGCGGTGAACAACGCACAGGTCGAACCTGATCCGCTTGTTCAATATCAATGGCATCTGAAAAACACCGGTCAAACCGCGTTCTCAGCCGCTGCGGGTGTTTCGGGCATCGACCTGAATGTCACCCCCATCTATAGCTCGGGGCTGAGTGGCAACGGCGTCAAGGTCATGGTGGTCGACAGCGGAGTCGAGATTCTTCATGAAGATCTTGCACAGAACGTCGACCACTCGATGCTCCACAATTTCGGCGCGGACGCAACCGACGCCAACGACCCCACCCCCGCCAATGGCACGATCACAGACGCACATGGCACCATGGTAGCCGGCATCGTCGGCGCCGCCGCAGGTAGCGGGTTAGGTGGCCAGGGTGTCGCCCCGCGCGCGTCGCTCGGGGCGGTCAGGCTTGTCGGCTGCGGCGACAGTTGCAACAGTCCCGTCGCGGAGCTGGACGCATTCGGCGGAGCACCATTTTCGAATGGTGCGGATATTTTCAATGGATCGTTCGGCAAGGCTCCCACGTCGCCTATGTCCGTTGACCCGCTGACCGATTATTCCGCAGTCATGCTTCAGCACCTTGAGACGCTTCGGGGCGGCAAAGGCGCAATCAATCTGCAGGCAGCCGGCAATGAATTCGACAACAATAATGGCGAGAGAGACGTCTGCGAGAAATCGATCGCCGCTGGCGTAAGTTGCTCGAATGCGAGTTTCGACCCGAGCCGCACGTTTCCGCAAACGATCGTCGTCGGCGCGGTGAATGCATCCGGCGTCCGCTCCAGCTACTCCACAGCCGGTTCAGCCCTGTTGATCTCCGGCCTGGGCGGCGAATTCGGCAACGCAACAGGCCCTGCAATCCTCACAACCGATCTATCTGGCTGTTCGAAGGGAATGGTTCAACGGCGATCCGATCCCACCGCATACAGAAATGCCTTCGAAAATCCGGATTCCGATATCGGCAAGGCGCTCAATCGGGACTGCAAATACACGTCGACAATGAATGGCACGTCTGCGGCGACGCCAACCGTCGCTGGCGTCGTGGCATTGATGCTTGAGGCCAATCCGAATCTGACATGGCGCGACGTGCGGACAATTCTTATGAAGACGGCACGACGAGTTGATTCGTCCCGCGTTGCAAAGACGCTCTCGTTGCCATCCGGCCAATCGTATGTTGGAGAACCTGCCTGGACGCGCAATGCGGCAGGCCTTTGGTTCGACAACTGGTACGGCTTCGGTCTCGTTAACGCCAGCGCCGCAGTCGCGATGGCGCGCGGTTACACCGGCTATCTGAAAGGTTCGATGGTAACAAGCACGCTCGGTGGTCCGCTGGAAAACGCGATGCCTGTCCCGCTCGGTTCGGCGGATGGGCTCACCCTACCCGTTCCGAACTCTGGTTCGTCGATCGGGACAATCGAATCGATTCAAATAGTGCTCTCGCTCGGCAAGGCAAACATGGGTGACATGGCAATTGAGGTCCTCTCGCCATCCGGCACGCGTAGTGTGCTGCAACAGCCCTTCAATGTATTGAAGAACGACGGCGCGGACGTGGACAACTTTTTGTTGGCGTCGAATGCGTTCAATGGGGAATCTGCGCAAGGCACGTGGAAGATACGCCTCATCGATGTCAACGCGCGAGCAGGCACGGAGCCGGCACAGGTCCAGCTAGCCGCCTTGCGCGTTTTTGGACACTGA
- the dusB gene encoding tRNA dihydrouridine synthase DusB has protein sequence MPTLGSHNLRNNLFVAPMAGVTDRPFRQLCKRLGAGYAVSEMVASNAQLWKSEKTMRRANHTGEVEPIAVQIAGADPVMMAEAARYNVANGAQIIDINMGCPAKKVCNVAAGSALLQNEPLVQRIVEAVVGAVGVGPDAVPVTLKIRTGWDRDNKNALSVAHLAEAAGIAMLTVHGRTRADLYHGDAEYETIAAVKAAVRIPVVANGDITSPQKAREVLAATGADAIMIGRAAQGRPWLFREIEHFLQTGELLPPPRIDEIQQVMNEHLEDHYAFYGEFTGVRTARKHIGWYTRGLSGANVFRHRMNTLDTTREQLLAVNEFFDAQKAISDRLVYVDETLSKDDGEPDHTDRLAA, from the coding sequence ATGCCTACTCTCGGCTCCCACAATCTGCGTAACAACCTGTTCGTCGCCCCCATGGCCGGCGTGACCGACCGGCCGTTCCGGCAGCTGTGCAAACGGCTGGGCGCGGGCTATGCGGTGTCGGAAATGGTCGCCTCGAACGCGCAGTTGTGGAAAAGCGAAAAAACCATGCGCCGCGCCAACCACACGGGCGAGGTCGAGCCGATTGCCGTGCAGATCGCGGGTGCCGATCCGGTGATGATGGCCGAAGCCGCTCGTTACAATGTGGCGAACGGCGCGCAGATCATCGACATCAACATGGGCTGCCCGGCCAAGAAGGTGTGCAACGTGGCCGCGGGTTCTGCCTTGCTGCAGAACGAACCGCTCGTGCAGCGCATCGTCGAGGCGGTGGTGGGCGCGGTGGGCGTCGGACCGGACGCGGTGCCCGTCACGCTGAAAATCCGCACCGGCTGGGATCGCGACAACAAAAATGCCTTGTCGGTCGCGCATCTGGCCGAAGCCGCCGGCATTGCCATGCTCACCGTGCACGGCCGCACACGCGCCGACCTGTATCACGGCGACGCCGAATACGAGACCATCGCTGCCGTGAAAGCAGCCGTGCGCATTCCGGTGGTCGCCAATGGCGATATCACGTCGCCGCAAAAAGCCCGCGAGGTGCTCGCCGCCACCGGCGCCGACGCCATCATGATCGGCCGCGCTGCGCAGGGGCGTCCGTGGCTGTTCCGCGAGATCGAGCATTTCCTGCAAACGGGTGAGTTGCTGCCGCCCCCGCGCATCGACGAAATCCAGCAGGTCATGAACGAGCATCTCGAAGATCACTACGCGTTCTACGGCGAATTTACGGGCGTGCGCACTGCGCGCAAGCATATCGGCTGGTACACTCGCGGCCTTTCTGGCGCCAACGTGTTCCGGCACCGCATGAATACGCTGGACACCACGCGCGAACAACTCCTCGCCGTCAACGAATTCTTCGACGCCCAAAAGGCGATCTCAGACCGTCTCGTCTATGTCGACGAGACGCTCAGCAAGGACGACGGCGAGCCGGACCATACCGACCGACTAGCAGCATGA
- the tyrS gene encoding tyrosine--tRNA ligase, producing MTTESTKPSPAFPITDEVRHALAVTKRGVDELLIEDEFAQKLAKSAATGVPLRIKLGLDPTAPDIHIGHTVVLNKMRQLQDLGHTVIFLIGDFTSLIGDPSGRNATRPPLTREQIESNAKTYFEQAALVLDRDKTEIRYNSEWSMPLGADGMIKLASRYTVARILEREDFTKRFQGGVPISIHEFLYPLMQGYDSVALNADLELGGTDQKFNLLVGRELQKQYGQDQQCILTMPLLEGLDGVEKMSKSKNNYIGISEKPTDMFGKLMSISDVLMWRYFELLSFRPMDEIAGFKKEIEAGRNPRDFKVMLGQEIVARFHSQADAERALEDFNHRAKGGVPDDIPAVTLAGAPLAIGQLLKQANLVPSTSEALRNIEQGGVKIDGTTVSDKGLKVETGEYVVQVGKRRFARVTLTA from the coding sequence ATGACCACCGAGTCCACCAAGCCCAGCCCCGCCTTCCCGATCACCGACGAAGTCCGCCACGCACTCGCCGTCACCAAACGCGGTGTCGACGAACTGCTGATTGAAGACGAATTCGCACAGAAGCTCGCGAAGAGCGCGGCCACCGGTGTGCCCCTGCGCATCAAGCTCGGCCTCGATCCGACCGCGCCCGACATCCACATCGGCCACACGGTCGTGCTGAACAAGATGCGCCAGTTGCAGGACCTCGGTCATACGGTGATTTTCCTGATCGGCGACTTTACGTCGCTGATCGGCGATCCATCGGGCCGCAACGCCACCCGGCCGCCGCTCACGCGGGAGCAGATCGAATCGAACGCGAAGACGTATTTCGAGCAGGCCGCGCTCGTGCTCGACCGCGACAAGACCGAAATCCGCTACAACAGCGAGTGGTCGATGCCGCTCGGCGCCGACGGCATGATCAAGCTTGCCTCGCGCTACACGGTGGCGCGGATTCTCGAACGCGAAGATTTCACCAAGCGCTTCCAGGGCGGCGTGCCGATCTCGATCCACGAATTCCTGTATCCGCTGATGCAAGGCTACGACTCGGTCGCGCTGAATGCCGACCTCGAGCTCGGCGGCACGGACCAGAAGTTCAACTTGCTGGTGGGTCGCGAACTGCAGAAGCAGTACGGCCAGGATCAGCAGTGCATCCTGACCATGCCGTTGCTCGAGGGCCTGGACGGCGTCGAGAAGATGTCCAAGTCGAAGAACAACTACATCGGCATCAGCGAAAAGCCGACCGACATGTTCGGCAAGCTGATGAGCATTTCCGACGTGCTGATGTGGCGCTACTTCGAACTGCTGTCGTTCCGTCCGATGGACGAGATCGCCGGCTTTAAAAAAGAAATTGAAGCGGGCCGCAATCCGCGCGATTTCAAGGTGATGCTCGGTCAGGAAATCGTCGCGCGCTTCCACTCGCAAGCGGATGCCGAACGCGCGCTCGAAGACTTCAATCACCGCGCGAAGGGCGGCGTGCCGGACGACATTCCGGCCGTGACGCTCGCGGGCGCTCCGCTCGCAATCGGCCAGTTGCTCAAGCAAGCCAACCTCGTGCCGTCGACCAGCGAGGCGCTGCGCAACATCGAGCAGGGCGGCGTGAAGATCGATGGCACGACCGTGTCTGACAAGGGCCTGAAAGTTGAAACCGGCGAGTATGTCGTGCAGGTCGGCAAGCGCCGGTTTGCGCGCGTCACGCTGACGGCTTGA
- a CDS encoding Fis family transcriptional regulator, with the protein MSKNNIEQSVRDSLGMYFQDLDGSNPHDVYDMVISCVEKPLLEVVLEQAGGNQSLAAEYLGINRNTLRKKLQQHGLL; encoded by the coding sequence ATGAGCAAGAACAATATCGAACAATCTGTCCGCGACAGCCTGGGCATGTATTTCCAGGATCTCGACGGCTCCAATCCGCATGACGTCTACGACATGGTTATTTCATGCGTGGAAAAACCCTTGCTCGAAGTGGTGCTCGAGCAGGCCGGCGGCAACCAGTCGCTGGCCGCCGAGTATCTCGGCATCAACCGCAATACGCTGCGCAAGAAGCTGCAACAGCACGGTCTTTTGTAG
- the purH gene encoding bifunctional phosphoribosylaminoimidazolecarboxamide formyltransferase/IMP cyclohydrolase — MIKQALISVSDKSGIVDFAKSLSDLGVKILSTGGTAKLLADAGLSVTEVADYTGFPEMLDGRVKTLHPKVHGGILARRDLPEHMAALEKHDIPTIDLLVVNLYPFVQTVSKEECSLEDAIENIDIGGPTMLRSAAKNHRDVTVVVDPADYAVVLDEMRANSNAVSYKTNFRLATKVFAHTAQYDGAITNYLTSLTDELQHSSRNAYPATFNLAFNKVQDLRYGENPHQSAAFYRDLSVPAGALANYNQLQGKELSYNNIADSDAAWECVKTFDVPACVIVKHANPCGVAVGADANEAYSKAFQTDPTSAFGGIIAFNREVDETAALAVAKQFVEVLIAPSFSAAARQVFAAKQNVRLLEIALGEGHNAFDLKRVGGGLLVQSLDSKNVQPRELRVVTKRHPTPKEMDDLLFAWRVAKYVKSNAIVFCGNGMTLGVGAGQMSRVDSARIASIKAQNAGLTLTGSAVASDAFFPFRDGLDVVVAAGATCVIQPGGSMRDDEVVGAADEHNIAMVLTGVRHFRH; from the coding sequence ATGATCAAGCAAGCGCTCATCTCCGTTTCCGACAAGTCCGGCATCGTCGACTTCGCCAAGTCGCTGTCGGACCTCGGCGTCAAGATCCTGTCGACCGGCGGCACCGCGAAACTCCTCGCGGACGCGGGTCTCTCCGTCACCGAAGTCGCCGACTACACGGGCTTCCCGGAAATGCTGGACGGACGCGTGAAAACGCTGCATCCGAAGGTGCACGGCGGCATTCTCGCGCGCCGCGACCTGCCGGAACACATGGCAGCGCTTGAAAAGCACGACATTCCGACGATCGACCTGCTGGTCGTGAACCTGTACCCGTTCGTGCAGACCGTGTCGAAAGAAGAGTGCTCGCTGGAAGACGCGATCGAGAACATCGACATCGGCGGCCCGACCATGCTGCGCTCGGCCGCGAAGAATCATCGCGACGTGACGGTCGTGGTCGATCCGGCGGATTACGCGGTCGTGCTCGACGAAATGCGTGCAAATAGCAACGCGGTTTCGTACAAAACGAACTTCCGCCTCGCCACCAAGGTGTTTGCGCACACCGCCCAGTACGACGGTGCGATCACGAACTACCTGACGAGCCTGACCGACGAACTGCAACATTCGTCGCGCAATGCCTATCCGGCCACGTTCAACCTGGCGTTCAACAAGGTGCAGGATCTGCGCTACGGCGAAAACCCGCATCAGAGCGCTGCGTTTTACCGTGACCTCTCCGTGCCGGCGGGCGCACTGGCGAACTACAACCAGTTGCAGGGCAAGGAGCTGTCGTACAACAACATCGCCGATTCCGATGCAGCGTGGGAATGCGTGAAAACGTTCGACGTGCCGGCTTGCGTGATCGTCAAGCATGCAAATCCGTGCGGCGTGGCAGTCGGCGCGGACGCGAACGAAGCGTACTCGAAGGCGTTCCAGACCGACCCGACCTCGGCGTTTGGCGGCATCATCGCGTTCAACCGTGAAGTCGACGAAACAGCCGCGCTTGCGGTGGCCAAGCAGTTCGTCGAAGTGCTGATCGCCCCGTCGTTCAGCGCGGCGGCTCGCCAGGTGTTCGCGGCCAAGCAGAACGTGCGTCTGCTGGAAATCGCGTTGGGTGAAGGCCATAACGCGTTCGATCTGAAGCGCGTCGGCGGCGGCCTGCTGGTGCAATCGCTCGATTCGAAGAACGTGCAGCCGCGCGAATTGCGCGTGGTCACGAAGCGTCATCCGACACCGAAAGAGATGGACGACCTGCTGTTTGCGTGGCGTGTGGCGAAGTATGTGAAGTCGAACGCGATCGTGTTCTGCGGCAACGGCATGACGCTCGGCGTCGGCGCGGGCCAGATGAGCCGCGTGGATTCGGCGCGCATCGCCAGCATCAAGGCGCAGAACGCGGGTTTGACGCTGACGGGTTCGGCCGTGGCGTCGGATGCGTTCTTCCCGTTCCGTGACGGTCTGGATGTAGTGGTGGCGGCAGGCGCGACCTGCGTGATTCAACCGGGCGGCTCGATGCGCGATGACGAAGTGGTCGGCGCCGCGGACGAGCACAACATCGCCATGGTGTTGACGGGTGTGCGTCACTTCCGGCATTGA
- a CDS encoding histidine phosphatase family protein has translation MTTQILFIRHGETDWNRIKRIQGHIDIPLATTGLAQAQRLARRIANEVKEGARLDAIYSSDLLRAQQTAQPIADALGLALQLREGLRERSYGAFQGHDSDEISVRFPDEYAHWQTRDPGFAPPEGESQRTLYHRVLHAIEPLVAVHPGGRIAVVAHGGVLDCVRRFACGLSLDAPRDYALLNTSVNVVDYADDASKATIVSWADVSHLDAPSDDDSFRKRVPEPGR, from the coding sequence ATGACCACGCAGATTCTGTTCATCCGCCACGGCGAGACCGACTGGAACCGCATCAAGCGCATTCAAGGTCACATCGACATTCCACTCGCAACGACCGGCCTCGCGCAGGCGCAGCGTCTTGCACGCCGCATCGCGAATGAGGTGAAAGAGGGCGCCCGGCTCGACGCGATCTATTCGAGCGATCTGCTACGTGCCCAGCAAACGGCGCAGCCGATCGCCGACGCGCTCGGCCTGGCGCTGCAATTGCGCGAAGGTTTGCGTGAGCGTTCGTACGGCGCGTTCCAGGGGCATGACAGCGACGAGATCTCTGTCCGTTTCCCCGATGAATACGCGCACTGGCAAACCCGCGATCCGGGTTTTGCTCCGCCTGAAGGTGAATCGCAGCGCACGCTTTACCATCGCGTGCTGCATGCGATCGAGCCTCTGGTGGCCGTGCATCCGGGTGGACGGATCGCTGTCGTCGCGCACGGCGGTGTGCTCGATTGCGTGCGTCGTTTTGCGTGCGGGTTGTCGCTCGATGCGCCGCGTGATTACGCGTTGCTGAACACGAGCGTCAATGTGGTGGACTATGCCGACGACGCCAGCAAGGCGACGATCGTGTCGTGGGCGGACGTGTCGCATCTCGACGCGCCGAGCGACGACGATAGTTTCAGGAAGAGGGTGCCGGAACCGGGGCGTTGA